A DNA window from Bdellovibrio sp. BCCA contains the following coding sequences:
- a CDS encoding CHASE2 domain-containing protein, giving the protein MLQRVQKASLEHLKFRLEVLLRFFSRRRGFWLRCILCWAIGCLALSNDEINAYDQRFQLRGDQKASSQIVLITIRQSDFAAIYESRTNFLDNMSEVTDITDSFFWNKQIWSELLLRILRQNPRSVGVTLYFGDNVGTVRLSPEEQKLFLDSRVVWASTTNSLERVLTPVFSNRDHTNLGNNEVRRDEDGVVRRVFPQRSDMPHLVEMITHKKFPTQQAGLPINYRGSSRVFTQYTLSEIMYDEVPSNAFSDKIVLIGAETSSSPTYMTPVGTLSRTEILAHATDTVLGNKWIKRLSFWWYASGFFVLMLIAVFLITTYPQSVALFFILWIGTLLAALSAWVFDSFYFWSPAFSPFVLLGASWIIFIGYQATKIEKKNFRLQQEQQYLQELEQLKNNFVSLISHDLKTPIAKIQAIVDRLMTQHQDSELNQDLRSLRLYGDELNRYIQSILKVLRVESRDFKINTDVGDINEVIEEALQSLRPLAREKNIAIHTSLEPMFSLEFDTTLIKEVVINLIENAVKYTPAGGRIEVISHESDDLVHVIVKDTGEGIKPEDMEKVWGKFTRGSDQDLRTKGTGLGLYLVKYFIELHGGKVKMESTVGHGTTVSFTLPLDTEYDTETETEVLA; this is encoded by the coding sequence ATGTTGCAACGCGTGCAAAAAGCCTCTTTAGAACACCTCAAATTCCGTCTCGAAGTCCTGCTTCGTTTCTTCTCCCGTCGTCGAGGGTTCTGGCTCCGCTGTATTCTGTGTTGGGCGATTGGATGCCTGGCCCTTTCCAATGACGAGATCAATGCTTACGACCAAAGATTTCAACTGCGCGGAGATCAAAAGGCTTCCTCGCAAATCGTCCTGATCACCATTCGCCAATCTGACTTCGCCGCGATTTATGAATCTCGCACTAATTTTTTAGACAACATGAGCGAAGTCACTGACATCACGGACAGCTTCTTCTGGAACAAACAAATCTGGTCTGAACTTCTTTTGCGCATTCTAAGACAAAATCCTCGTTCCGTCGGCGTGACGTTGTACTTTGGCGACAACGTCGGAACCGTGCGATTGTCTCCTGAAGAACAAAAACTATTTTTAGATTCACGTGTTGTTTGGGCTTCAACGACGAACAGTTTAGAGCGTGTATTAACGCCGGTCTTTTCAAATCGCGATCATACAAATCTTGGAAACAATGAAGTCCGCCGCGACGAGGATGGCGTTGTTCGTCGTGTATTCCCGCAAAGATCAGACATGCCTCATCTTGTGGAGATGATCACTCACAAGAAATTTCCTACCCAACAAGCGGGGCTTCCGATCAACTACCGCGGCTCTAGCCGAGTTTTCACTCAGTACACTTTAAGCGAAATCATGTACGACGAAGTTCCCAGCAATGCATTTTCAGATAAAATTGTTCTCATTGGAGCTGAGACATCTTCTTCCCCGACTTACATGACTCCCGTAGGAACTTTATCGCGCACGGAAATTTTGGCGCACGCGACAGATACGGTTTTAGGAAACAAGTGGATCAAGAGACTTTCTTTTTGGTGGTATGCTTCAGGATTTTTTGTCTTGATGCTTATTGCGGTTTTCTTAATCACGACTTATCCGCAATCCGTGGCGTTGTTCTTTATTCTTTGGATCGGGACCTTGCTCGCGGCCTTGTCGGCGTGGGTGTTTGATAGTTTTTATTTCTGGTCTCCGGCCTTTTCGCCGTTTGTACTTTTAGGGGCTTCGTGGATTATCTTTATCGGCTATCAAGCCACAAAGATTGAAAAGAAAAACTTCCGCTTGCAACAAGAGCAACAATACCTGCAAGAGCTTGAACAGTTGAAAAACAACTTCGTCAGTCTTATTTCCCATGACTTAAAAACACCGATTGCCAAGATTCAGGCTATTGTCGATCGCCTGATGACACAGCATCAAGACTCAGAACTTAATCAAGATCTTCGGTCTTTGCGTCTTTACGGTGATGAACTGAATCGCTATATTCAATCCATCTTGAAAGTCCTTCGTGTTGAGTCTCGCGATTTTAAAATCAACACGGACGTCGGTGACATCAATGAAGTGATCGAGGAAGCTCTGCAATCACTTCGTCCTTTAGCGCGTGAAAAGAATATCGCGATTCATACTTCTTTAGAACCCATGTTTTCTTTGGAGTTTGATACGACTTTGATCAAAGAGGTTGTGATCAACCTCATCGAAAATGCCGTGAAGTACACTCCGGCCGGGGGCCGCATTGAGGTGATCTCGCACGAGTCTGATGATCTAGTGCACGTCATTGTAAAAGACACTGGAGAAGGCATTAAGCCCGAAGACATGGAAAAGGTCTGGGGCAAATTCACTCGCGGAAGCGACCAGGATTTAAGAACTAAAGGAACGGGATTAGGACTTTATCTCGTTAAATATTTTATCGAACTGCATGGCGGAAAAGTGAAAATGGAAAGTACGGTGGGACACGGAACCACTGTGTCTTTCACTTTGCCGCTGGATACTGAATACGATACGGAAACTGAAACTGAGGTGCTTGCATGA
- a CDS encoding bifunctional riboflavin kinase/FAD synthetase, producing the protein MHVYQGVHQLSSPLESSVVTIGNFDGVHLGHQQLIENVTREAQYFGVPSVVYTFHPHPVKVLHPERATYRLFDLKDQQEQFAARGIEYVIIEEFTKEFSQVSPQDFLDRYIVSRLHPKTLVVGHDFSFGADRAGNIPFLEKYCAEKGIRLIIIPPFQYEGAVVSSTRIREELKNGHVEKANELLGRTYYMRGHVEKGFQRGRTIGVPTANIHPDVEFIPRKGVYCTLTKFGGHMHPSITNIGVNPTFQENGKGPIKIETHLFDFDAHLYGLEVEVYLLHFIRDEKKFSGIDELKAQIQNDISETRRYFREHPQNS; encoded by the coding sequence ATGCATGTTTATCAAGGCGTTCATCAGCTCAGCTCTCCTCTAGAATCCTCTGTTGTCACTATAGGGAACTTTGACGGCGTTCACTTAGGGCATCAGCAGCTTATCGAGAATGTGACTCGCGAAGCTCAGTACTTCGGGGTGCCGTCGGTGGTTTATACATTTCATCCGCATCCAGTGAAAGTTCTTCATCCTGAGAGAGCCACGTATCGCCTTTTTGATCTGAAAGATCAGCAGGAACAGTTTGCAGCCAGAGGCATTGAATACGTGATCATCGAAGAATTCACGAAAGAATTTTCTCAGGTTTCTCCGCAAGATTTTTTGGATCGCTATATTGTTTCACGTTTGCATCCAAAAACTTTGGTCGTAGGGCATGACTTTTCATTCGGAGCTGACCGCGCGGGAAATATTCCGTTCTTAGAAAAATACTGCGCTGAAAAAGGCATTCGTCTGATTATCATTCCGCCGTTTCAGTACGAGGGTGCTGTTGTTTCCTCAACGCGCATCCGTGAAGAACTTAAAAACGGACACGTTGAAAAAGCCAACGAACTTTTAGGTCGCACGTACTACATGCGCGGTCATGTGGAAAAAGGTTTTCAGCGCGGTCGTACGATTGGCGTTCCGACGGCAAATATTCATCCTGATGTGGAATTCATTCCGCGCAAGGGTGTGTATTGTACGCTGACAAAATTCGGTGGACACATGCATCCATCCATCACCAATATTGGTGTGAATCCCACGTTCCAAGAGAATGGCAAAGGTCCCATCAAAATTGAAACACATCTGTTTGATTTTGATGCGCATCTTTACGGTTTGGAAGTGGAGGTGTACTTGTTGCATTTTATTCGCGACGAAAAGAAATTCTCCGGCATTGATGAATTAAAAGCCCAAATCCAAAACGACATCTCTGAAACGCGCAGGTATTTCCGTGAGCACCCACAAAATAGTTGA